Proteins from a genomic interval of Candidatus Sysuiplasma acidicola:
- a CDS encoding DUF92 domain-containing protein — MIAAADSDIISIVLSIALSYIAYWQGMLTAKGSVAAFAVSATVGVLGNLSWLLVILTFVLAAFITTRFKILEKAGRGLQEGKKGERGTINVIANSLPAVVVSVAGYIFVKSMPGWYFAIVFITAISAAAADTLASEVGVLDRNTRLITNLKRVPTGTDGGISLTGTLAALGGAVFISLVGFVMTGWIGYPIPFWSVPLISFLGFAGSNVDSLLGATLERRGIIGKQVNNIASITIVALTAALLLL, encoded by the coding sequence ATGATTGCCGCCGCTGACAGTGATATCATTTCCATTGTGCTGAGCATTGCCCTGAGCTATATCGCATACTGGCAGGGAATGCTCACGGCAAAGGGATCAGTGGCTGCATTCGCAGTCAGCGCCACGGTGGGAGTACTGGGCAATCTATCCTGGCTCCTGGTCATACTGACGTTTGTCCTTGCCGCGTTCATTACCACAAGATTCAAAATACTTGAGAAGGCAGGAAGAGGACTGCAGGAAGGTAAGAAAGGCGAAAGGGGAACAATCAATGTAATAGCCAACAGCCTGCCTGCGGTAGTCGTATCGGTGGCGGGTTACATCTTCGTAAAAAGCATGCCGGGCTGGTATTTCGCTATCGTCTTCATAACAGCGATAAGTGCTGCAGCTGCAGACACACTGGCAAGCGAAGTCGGTGTCCTTGATCGCAATACAAGGCTCATCACAAACCTCAAACGCGTGCCGACGGGAACGGACGGCGGCATATCTTTGACGGGCACGCTCGCGGCACTGGGGGGAGCTGTTTTCATTTCGCTTGTCGGCTTTGTGATGACAGGATGGATTGGTTATCCGATTCCCTTCTGGTCTGTTCCGCTTATCTCATTCCTTGGTTTTGCGGGTTCGAATGTGGACAGCCTGCTGGGTGCCACGCTGGAGCGGAGGGGAATCATAGGAAAGCAGGTGAACAACATTGCATCCATTACAATTGTGGCACTAACTGCTGCGCTGCTGCTGCTTTGA